The DNA sequence GCGGCCTTGTGAACTTCGTGTGGCGCGATAATCATTCTGAAACCGTGATCACCCTCTTTGAGAAATGGCAACAAGGCCTGAATATCTGCCGGCCATGTGCTTCCGGCCACCACGGTTTTGTGCCCTTGGCAGAAATCACCAACCTTTTGGATGTCAGGTGGCGTTGCGCTAAGCTTCAACACACGGTCAAAGCGGGTGTCGCCGGTTTTTTGCACATGGGTAAAGCCCTTGTTGCGAAGGAGTTTTTCGGATTCTTCGTTTTGCACAAAGAAGTAATCGAAGCAGTTGAGCATTCGGTTTCCGAGCGCGGGAAAAGACCCGAAAAAATGCTGGTTGGGTCGAAAAATGCCGCTTACTAGCAGGGTGGTGCAACCATGGGTTTTCAATGATTCGAGGTAGTGCAGCCAGAAGTCGTATTTCACAAAAAGCGCGAGCGAGGGTTGGAGCGCCTGCACAAACCGCTTTGCATTCCCGGGTGTGTCTTCGGGCAGGTAGAAGATGTGATCGGCGTGGGGATACTCCTTTTGCACTTCAAATCCCGAGGGCGAGAAAAAGGTAATCACGCCGCGGTATTCGGGGTATAGTTCGCGCAGGGCTTCCCACAGCGGTCGGCCTTGTTCAAATTCGCCGAGGCTTGGGCAATGCATCCAGATGGTAGGGCGTTTTTCGGAGCATTCCCGTTCAATGTTGCCTATCACATTTTTACGGCCCGAAACCCAAAGTCGCGCCTTGGGATTCCACCATGACGTAAAGCGGGCGGCCGTGCCGTAGAGTGCAATCCCCAACCGATACAGCAAGGTCATTAGTAGAAGTAGAATTCCTGCGGTTTGCGCTTGTAAATGAGCAGCAACCAACCGGCTTTCAGTCCCACCAAACCGTCAAAGCGCTGGCGGTCGTCTTTCCCGCCGAGGTCAATATTGTAGTTGCGGAGATTCCGCGTAAAGCCCTGAAACGCCTCAAAACCGATAAAAAAGTTGGTGAGTCTCGAGTTGGAGAGATGCTGGTAACCCACAAATTGATTAAGTGTAAGGCCTCCTGTGAGCTGGTCGTAGTACTGACGCATATCCTCTTCGAACTGGGGAACGTCATCGCGGCGTGCTTCAATATGAATTTTGTGTTGAAGGTATCCCACTCCAAAACGCACCACAATTCCCGAATTGGGATTCGGACCAATTACATCAAAAACCTTTCCGATAGAGGCATTGAGCGTTATGCCACGCATATTCATAATGATTTCGGCAAAGCTGCCGTCCTGACCGATGACCTCTCCCGATTGGGTACGCATGTTCAGCAGATAGTTTTCAGGGTTTCGAACGGCGTCGTTAAACAGGTAGCCTCCGTCGAGCCCAAACGTCCAGTTTTTGCGGTTCTTGACGTTAAATCCGCCACCCAGCCGGAATGC is a window from the Cryomorphaceae bacterium genome containing:
- a CDS encoding 3-deoxy-D-manno-octulosonic acid transferase translates to MTLLYRLGIALYGTAARFTSWWNPKARLWVSGRKNVIGNIERECSEKRPTIWMHCPSLGEFEQGRPLWEALRELYPEYRGVITFFSPSGFEVQKEYPHADHIFYLPEDTPGNAKRFVQALQPSLALFVKYDFWLHYLESLKTHGCTTLLVSGIFRPNQHFFGSFPALGNRMLNCFDYFFVQNEESEKLLRNKGFTHVQKTGDTRFDRVLKLSATPPDIQKVGDFCQGHKTVVAGSTWPADIQALLPFLKEGDHGFRMIIAPHEVHKAAIQQLLETLPVKSALFSVDEAITDNTRVLVIDSIGMLSRLYHFAHVAYVGGGFGKSIHNLSEAAAWGVPVVFGP